A genome region from Bacillaceae bacterium IKA-2 includes the following:
- a CDS encoding phage tail protein → MIGFFGDIVFETSDKRILNFSNFSRNISSRWAKHDVIGRKPTSEFNGPDLDTISFTVNLNGSNGVKPIDEMNKWLEICRKGEVKTLVIGNRAIGTNKWTVQNVSQIWKTIFNDGKVYSGNVDVSLTEYVGVL, encoded by the coding sequence ATGATTGGTTTTTTTGGGGATATTGTATTTGAGACATCTGATAAAAGGATATTAAATTTTTCGAATTTCTCAAGAAATATCAGTAGTAGGTGGGCTAAGCACGATGTCATCGGAAGGAAGCCGACAAGTGAATTTAACGGACCTGACCTTGACACGATTTCGTTTACGGTCAACCTCAATGGATCTAACGGAGTAAAGCCGATAGATGAAATGAACAAGTGGCTAGAAATATGTCGGAAAGGAGAAGTCAAAACATTAGTCATTGGAAATAGAGCGATAGGAACAAATAAGTGGACGGTACAAAATGTGTCTCAGATATGGAAAACTATATTCAACGATGGCAAGGTTTATAGCGGTAATGTTGATGTCTCTTTAACAGAATATGTGGGGGTGTTGTAG
- a CDS encoding LysM peptidoglycan-binding domain-containing protein — protein sequence MLARRASVKVKYKGIDITSDIEKDLESFSYTDNASGNADDINFNLKDDHLHWINKWFPEKGDSIDAKIITHDWRFEGDKQVLPCGRFFLDQPEYSGRPRTLTLKAISTPTNNNFTTTERSKTWRNITVRSISQDIAKRAGLDLFWDSPKNPKLDTEEQTENSDMSFLAGLCEREGLSFKVTDKKIIIFDEETYEKRPTVGSFRENNSTLLSYNFKSTMVNTAYIGCNVKYYDAKKNRKIEFLYLIGESAAVTEISDDEVYVVKSGDTLWAISKKNDVTVDYLVDLNNIQNRDLIFPGQEIKIRKSASPNTTVEGKIYQLNSRVKTREEARRLAQKTLRNLNKKEHQATIQLVGNAKIVGGCCINLLGFGMFSGKYYVEKATHNIGNGYTVDVDARKILEGY from the coding sequence ATGTTAGCGCGAAGAGCTTCTGTCAAAGTTAAATATAAAGGCATTGACATTACAAGTGATATAGAAAAAGATTTGGAAAGCTTCTCTTATACAGATAATGCATCCGGTAATGCGGATGACATTAATTTTAATCTCAAGGACGACCATCTTCATTGGATCAATAAGTGGTTTCCCGAAAAAGGAGATAGTATCGACGCGAAAATCATAACACACGATTGGAGATTTGAAGGCGATAAACAAGTCTTGCCTTGCGGGCGATTTTTCCTTGACCAACCTGAATATTCAGGAAGACCTAGAACCCTTACACTAAAGGCAATATCGACACCAACTAACAACAACTTCACTACCACAGAGAGAAGCAAGACTTGGAGAAATATTACCGTTAGATCAATTTCCCAAGATATTGCAAAAAGAGCTGGTTTAGATTTGTTTTGGGATAGTCCCAAAAACCCTAAGTTAGATACCGAGGAGCAAACAGAGAATTCAGACATGAGTTTTCTTGCTGGATTATGTGAAAGGGAAGGGTTGTCATTTAAAGTAACTGATAAGAAAATAATCATTTTCGACGAAGAGACGTATGAGAAACGACCTACTGTTGGTAGTTTTAGAGAAAATAATAGTACCTTGCTCAGTTATAATTTTAAATCGACGATGGTAAATACAGCCTATATTGGATGTAACGTTAAATATTATGATGCTAAAAAAAACAGAAAGATTGAGTTTCTGTACCTAATTGGCGAAAGTGCAGCCGTAACGGAAATAAGTGACGATGAAGTTTATGTTGTGAAAAGCGGCGATACTTTATGGGCTATTTCTAAAAAAAACGATGTCACTGTAGATTACCTTGTTGATTTAAACAACATCCAAAATAGAGATCTAATCTTCCCAGGGCAAGAAATAAAGATAAGAAAAAGCGCTTCGCCGAATACAACTGTCGAAGGGAAAATTTATCAACTAAATTCTCGCGTTAAAACTAGGGAAGAGGCAAGAAGATTAGCACAAAAAACCCTAAGAAATTTAAATAAAAAAGAACATCAGGCGACCATTCAACTGGTGGGAAACGCTAAAATAGTCGGTGGGTGTTGCATTAATTTGTTGGGATTCGGGATGTTTAGCGGTAAATATTATGTTGAAAAAGCAACGCATAATATAGGTAATGGGTATACAGTAGATGTCGATGCCAGGAAGATATTGGAGGGATATTGA
- a CDS encoding tail protein X, whose protein sequence is MEKYQTVSGDTWDFIAYKVYGKEKYANELVSANLNHVETVIFSGGITLNVPELDEESLDLDEDLPPWKRG, encoded by the coding sequence TTGGAAAAATATCAAACCGTTTCAGGCGATACATGGGATTTTATCGCTTATAAAGTTTATGGCAAGGAGAAATATGCAAATGAACTTGTTAGCGCAAATCTAAATCATGTTGAAACAGTTATATTTTCGGGAGGCATAACGTTGAATGTTCCGGAACTAGATGAGGAATCCCTTGATTTAGACGAAGACCTCCCTCCTTGGAAGAGAGGGTAA
- a CDS encoding phage tail assembly protein, whose product MNPFKIEFKKPYKFEGKEYTEVDLSGIENLATKDLIDADKQFNAAGHMAVMNETQTAYSCIVASKSTKLPVEFFENLPMKYGVQIKGIVMNFLNG is encoded by the coding sequence ATGAATCCATTTAAAATTGAATTTAAGAAGCCTTATAAATTTGAAGGCAAAGAATACACCGAGGTTGATTTATCAGGCATTGAGAATTTAGCCACAAAAGATTTAATAGATGCAGATAAACAATTTAACGCAGCGGGGCATATGGCTGTCATGAACGAGACTCAAACTGCTTACTCGTGTATTGTGGCTTCCAAATCAACAAAGTTACCTGTAGAATTTTTTGAAAATTTACCAATGAAATACGGAGTACAAATAAAAGGAATAGTAATGAATTTTTTGAACGGCTAG
- a CDS encoding phage major tail tube protein, protein MSNPIPEKLINFNVYDDTEKLVGVSGEVTLPNFEAVTETISGAGIAGEFESATPGHFGSQTIEITFRTMMDKSFSLMKNRGRSIVFRGAQQIYDTAVGRSVAKKVKVTLRGQPKGLELGKMAVGQPTDTKNTLEILYIKIEVDDRVMLEFDKLNFVFIVDGEDILGQIRNMI, encoded by the coding sequence ATGAGTAACCCTATTCCGGAGAAGTTAATAAATTTTAATGTATATGATGACACTGAAAAGTTAGTAGGGGTGTCAGGTGAGGTTACTTTACCTAATTTTGAAGCTGTGACAGAGACAATAAGTGGAGCTGGCATAGCGGGTGAATTCGAATCTGCAACACCTGGCCACTTTGGTTCACAAACAATCGAAATTACATTTAGAACAATGATGGACAAGTCGTTTAGTCTAATGAAAAATCGAGGGCGGTCAATCGTTTTTCGCGGCGCTCAACAAATCTATGATACAGCTGTAGGTCGCAGTGTTGCTAAAAAAGTTAAAGTCACCTTACGCGGGCAACCGAAAGGTTTAGAGCTTGGCAAGATGGCGGTCGGACAACCGACAGACACAAAAAACACGTTAGAGATCTTATACATTAAGATTGAAGTAGACGATCGAGTGATGCTTGAGTTTGATAAGTTGAACTTTGTGTTTATCGTGGACGGAGAAGACATACTCGGCCAAATAAGAAATATGATTTAG
- a CDS encoding phage tail sheath family protein, with amino-acid sequence MYQHGISVQENPTSIIPPITSNSGVQVIVGTAPVNMATNPAVNKPVIAYSWGGAVEQLGYSDDWDDYNLSEVMDASFKRIGVAPLIFINVLDPAVHKTDVSGEVIALQNGEGKIDAFGILLPSIVIKSGDGLTTYEKDADYSVDFNKDGYPIVTVIDGGTITTGTTELQADFTKIDPTMVTKSDIIGGYDAVNNKYSGLELVGQVYPRLGIVPGLILSPSWSQDPEVASVIDVKSEQINGTFNCMNVLDADSSLATKYQDVPQWKNDNAYTSKRSIVCWPKVKIGDRVYWYSSIMAALTAYTDAQNDNVPYVSPSNKRLPITGAVLSDGATEVFLDQRQANFLNGAGIVTAINVNGWKSWGNNTAAYPSTTDPKDRFIAIRRVFDWWGNTFIQTYSEKVDDPTNFRLIESIIDSENIRGNGFQARGMIAGAKIEFRQEDNPITDILNGRIQFIQRIGAFPPAENIVNVLEFDPTMLENSLFGGE; translated from the coding sequence ATGTATCAACACGGAATTAGTGTTCAAGAAAATCCAACATCGATTATACCACCAATTACGAGTAACTCAGGTGTTCAGGTAATCGTGGGAACCGCTCCAGTAAACATGGCGACAAATCCGGCTGTAAACAAGCCAGTAATCGCTTATTCATGGGGCGGTGCGGTTGAACAACTCGGCTACAGTGATGATTGGGACGATTATAATCTTAGTGAAGTCATGGACGCGAGCTTTAAACGCATTGGAGTAGCTCCACTCATCTTTATTAATGTACTAGATCCAGCAGTGCATAAAACGGATGTATCAGGTGAGGTTATCGCTTTACAAAATGGAGAAGGTAAGATTGATGCATTTGGTATTTTATTACCCTCGATCGTTATAAAAAGCGGCGATGGATTAACGACGTATGAAAAAGACGCGGATTACTCAGTGGACTTTAATAAAGACGGATATCCAATAGTTACTGTCATTGATGGCGGCACAATTACAACCGGCACAACTGAATTACAAGCTGATTTCACAAAAATTGACCCAACAATGGTTACAAAATCTGATATTATCGGCGGCTATGATGCAGTCAATAACAAGTATTCAGGTTTAGAATTAGTTGGCCAAGTATATCCGAGACTAGGAATTGTTCCAGGGCTAATATTGTCGCCTAGTTGGAGCCAAGATCCAGAGGTTGCATCTGTTATCGACGTTAAAAGTGAACAAATTAACGGAACCTTTAACTGCATGAACGTATTAGATGCTGATAGTTCACTTGCAACAAAGTATCAGGACGTTCCGCAATGGAAAAATGACAATGCCTATACAAGCAAAAGATCAATCGTTTGTTGGCCAAAGGTTAAGATTGGTGATCGAGTTTATTGGTATAGTTCGATCATGGCGGCTTTAACAGCTTATACAGACGCTCAAAATGATAACGTCCCTTATGTATCGCCATCCAACAAACGTTTGCCGATTACAGGAGCGGTTCTTTCTGATGGAGCAACAGAAGTGTTTTTGGATCAACGGCAAGCCAACTTTTTAAATGGTGCTGGCATTGTGACAGCTATTAACGTTAATGGGTGGAAAAGTTGGGGAAACAACACAGCTGCTTATCCATCGACAACAGACCCAAAAGACCGTTTCATTGCTATTCGTCGTGTATTTGATTGGTGGGGGAATACATTTATTCAAACGTATTCTGAAAAAGTTGATGATCCGACTAACTTCCGTTTAATTGAAAGTATTATAGACTCTGAAAATATTAGAGGGAATGGGTTCCAAGCAAGAGGAATGATAGCTGGGGCAAAAATTGAATTTAGACAAGAAGACAATCCAATTACGGACATCTTAAATGGTCGCATTCAATTCATCCAGCGTATTGGAGCATTCCCACCTGCTGAAAACATTGTAAATGTGCTTGAATTTGATCCAACAATGCTAGAAAATTCTTTATTTGGAGGTGAGTAA